A stretch of the Deinococcus depolymerans genome encodes the following:
- the acs gene encoding acetate--CoA ligase, with product MSQSPMPASDHPASDHPASDHIDAMLHETRVIEPGADFRARARVTREEYERRYRQSLDDPDTFWSEVAGELHWFKPWTQVLDWQPPHAQWFVGGQTNIAFNALDRNVARGLGGKTAIIWEGEDGEVRTYTYAELLREVKRAANALLNLGVKPGDRVTLYLPLVPEAAIAMLACARIGAVHSVVFGGFSVSALADRINDAQSRVLITADAGQRRGTLVNLKANADAAAALAPGLEKMLVVCRADCDAPMQPGRDVFWHDALNAASDDHEAAPLDSEHPLFILYTSGSTGKPKGVQHTTGGYMVGTYLTTQAVFDLRDDDVYWCTADVGWITGHSYSVYGPLLNGATVVMYEGAPNHPDWGRFWDVVQKHRVTILYTAPTAIRAIMRQGDELPASRDLSSLRLLGSVGEPINPEAWMWYWRTIGGERCPVVDTWWQTETGSIMLTTLPGAHPSKPGSAGLPMFGIEPAIMTHTGEELGPDDGGLLVIKRPWPSMLRTVYGDDDRYRKSYWGEIDGVYFAGDGARRDADGYITVTGRVDDVLNVSGHRLGTMEIESALVSHPSVSEAAVVGRPDDVKGECVVAFVLPQGDRTIDPAELRAHVNREIGALARPDAIYVADALPKTRSGKIMRRFLRQIAAGKEIQGDTSTLEDPGVLDRIAATDPV from the coding sequence ATGTCCCAGTCCCCCATGCCCGCCAGCGACCACCCTGCCAGCGACCACCCTGCCAGCGACCACATCGACGCGATGCTGCACGAGACCCGCGTGATCGAACCGGGCGCCGACTTCCGCGCCCGCGCCCGCGTGACCCGCGAGGAGTACGAGCGCCGCTACCGCCAGAGCCTCGACGACCCCGACACCTTCTGGTCGGAAGTCGCCGGGGAACTCCACTGGTTCAAACCCTGGACGCAGGTGCTCGACTGGCAGCCGCCCCACGCGCAGTGGTTCGTGGGCGGGCAGACGAACATCGCCTTCAACGCCCTGGACCGCAACGTCGCCCGCGGCCTGGGCGGCAAGACCGCGATCATCTGGGAAGGTGAGGACGGCGAGGTCCGCACCTACACCTACGCCGAACTGCTGCGCGAGGTCAAACGGGCCGCGAACGCCCTGCTGAACCTGGGCGTGAAGCCCGGCGACCGCGTGACCCTGTACCTGCCGCTGGTGCCCGAGGCGGCCATCGCCATGCTCGCCTGCGCCCGCATCGGGGCGGTGCATTCCGTGGTGTTCGGCGGGTTCTCGGTCAGCGCCCTGGCCGACCGCATCAACGACGCGCAGAGCCGGGTGCTGATCACCGCCGACGCCGGACAGCGCCGGGGCACCCTGGTGAACCTCAAGGCGAACGCCGACGCTGCCGCCGCGCTCGCACCGGGCCTGGAGAAGATGCTGGTCGTGTGCCGCGCCGACTGCGACGCGCCCATGCAGCCCGGCCGGGACGTGTTCTGGCACGACGCCCTGAACGCCGCCAGCGACGACCACGAGGCCGCGCCGCTGGACAGCGAGCACCCGCTGTTCATCCTGTACACCTCCGGCAGCACCGGCAAACCCAAGGGCGTGCAGCACACCACCGGCGGGTACATGGTGGGCACGTACCTGACCACCCAGGCCGTGTTCGACCTGCGCGACGACGACGTGTACTGGTGCACCGCCGACGTCGGCTGGATCACCGGCCACTCCTACAGCGTGTACGGCCCCCTCCTGAACGGAGCGACCGTCGTCATGTACGAGGGCGCCCCCAACCACCCCGACTGGGGCCGCTTCTGGGACGTCGTGCAGAAACACCGTGTGACCATCCTGTACACCGCGCCCACCGCCATCCGCGCCATCATGCGCCAGGGCGACGAACTCCCCGCCAGCCGCGACCTGAGCAGCCTGCGCCTGCTCGGCTCGGTCGGGGAACCCATCAACCCCGAAGCGTGGATGTGGTACTGGCGCACCATCGGCGGGGAGCGCTGCCCGGTCGTGGACACCTGGTGGCAGACCGAGACCGGCTCGATCATGCTGACCACCCTGCCCGGCGCGCACCCCAGCAAACCCGGCAGCGCGGGCCTGCCCATGTTCGGCATCGAACCCGCCATCATGACCCACACCGGCGAGGAGCTCGGCCCCGACGACGGCGGCCTGCTGGTCATCAAACGCCCCTGGCCCAGCATGCTCCGCACCGTGTACGGCGACGACGACCGCTACCGCAAGAGCTACTGGGGTGAGATCGACGGCGTGTACTTCGCCGGGGACGGCGCCCGCCGCGACGCGGACGGCTACATCACCGTCACGGGCCGCGTGGACGACGTCCTGAACGTCAGCGGCCACCGCCTCGGCACCATGGAGATCGAATCGGCCCTCGTCTCACATCCCAGCGTCTCCGAGGCCGCCGTCGTCGGCCGCCCCGACGACGTGAAAGGCGAATGCGTCGTCGCGTTCGTCCTCCCGCAGGGCGACCGCACCATCGACCCCGCCGAACTCCGAGCGCACGTCAACCGCGAGATCGGTGCCCTCGCCCGCCCCGACGCCATCTACGTCGCCGACGCCCTGCCCAAGACCCGCAGCGGCAAGATCATGCGCCGCTTCCTGCGCCAGATCGCCGCCGGCAAAGAAATCCAGGGCGACACGAGTACCCTCGAAGACCCCGGCGTGCTCGACCGGATCGCCGCCACCGACCCCGTGTAA